CTGGCACTGCTGTTCGGACTCGTGAGTTTCGCGTCGAAGCGCGACGGCGAGGCGGTTTCGGGGCGGTAAGAATTTACGAGTTCCCTCCGAGTCGCCAGCTTTGGCAGACCCCCGAATCGAGGAACTGACGACCGAGGAGGAGTGGGACGCGGCGATTCCGATTCTCAAGGAGCTCTGGACCGATGCGAGCGATGAGTTCGTCCGCTCGTGGCGCGACGAAGACGGCTATCGGCTGTTCGGTCTTTTCGTGGACGAGGAACTGCGAGGCGTCGTCGGTCTCTCGATTCAGCGCGTCCTCCACCACGCTCGCCACGCGTGGATTCACGACTTC
The sequence above is a segment of the Halorussus halophilus genome. Coding sequences within it:
- a CDS encoding GNAT family N-acetyltransferase, with the protein product MADPRIEELTTEEEWDAAIPILKELWTDASDEFVRSWRDEDGYRLFGLFVDEELRGVVGLSIQRVLHHARHAWIHDFVVTAAHRGEGYGSELLDFVESWAEARDCKYVALANREGNDDALEFYEGEGMERWGYVVETEL